The Microlunatus soli genome contains the following window.
CGGTCGCAGGAGCTGACCGACGGCCTGGTGGCCGACGGTGCGGCGATCCTGCTCGGCAGCGACGGCCGGACCGGCAGCGACGATCCGATGATCCTTCGGGTCGAGGGGGACCTGGTCAGTAGGGTCGACCTGGGGGATCTGGGCGGTACAGCGGTTCCCGACGTCGACGCCGTGATCAAGACCGCCGGTGGATACCGCGCCGTCGGCACCCTGAACCGCACCCCGCTGCTGTGGACCGGCCGGGACGGCCTCAGCTGGCGCCCGCAGGTGTTGCCGGCCCGCGGCCACGGCGGCGTGATCTCGGCACGGGCCACCGATGTCGCCGCCGACACCGACGGGACCGCCATCGCGGTCGGGACACTGACCCGCAACCGCGGATCATGGCTCGGCGTCTGGTCGATCGACGCAGCCGGCAGGCCGCAGCAGCTGAACGCCCCCGAATTCGTCTCCCCGGTCGCCGACGACTACGGCTACCTGGAAGCGAGGACGATCACCCACGGTGCCGGAGGGTGGGTGATTGGCGCGGTGCATTCGGCCAACGGGCGTAACGACATCTGGCTGTTGCACAGCTCCGACGGAGAGCACTGGACCCGCGCGAAGGGGACGGTGCGGGCACGTCTCGATGAGGACTCCGAACGTGACCATCGGACCCCGTGGGCGACGTTCCACGGTCCGGCGAACGGCGACATCGTCGTCTCCCGGGTCGTCCCGGTCGGCCGCGGGTTCGTCGCGGTCGGTGCCACCTTCGACGGCGCCACGGCCGTGCCGGTCAGCTGGCGCAGCGACGACGGCCTGACCTGGACCGAGCGGGAGGCCCTGCCGCTCCCGGCGGGGGTCTCCGACGTCGGCGTCGAGGCCGCAGCCGGGTCGCCGACCTCCGTGGTCGCGGCCGGGCAGACCTCCGGCCGGGTGCCCGACGACGAACAGGCCCGAGTCTCCTGGCGGCTCGATCTCGATCGGGCTCCGGCCTCAGACCGGACGGCTCGCTGGCGGGTCGGGAAGAAGGCGGCAGAACGCAGCTCCATCCTGTCGATCCTGCCGATCAAGGGCGGGTTCCTCGGCACCGGCAAGGCCACGGTCCACGGTGCGGCCGACGCCCGCTGGTGGCGCAGCCGGGACGGTCTCAGCTGGTCGCAGGTCCCGTTGCCCCGCAGGCGGACGTCCGGTGCCGGGGAGCAGCGGATCGAGAAGGTGCTGCCCGCCGCCGATGGGCTGCTGCTGTGGGGCTGGGACGTGCCACCGGCCGGCGGCGGCGACTACACCGTGCGGGTGCCGATGCCGCAATGACCGCGCCGGGGAACGCTTGCTCGGGGACGGGCGGTGATTGATGTGGGGAATGAGCCCACGGTTCGTGCTCCGGTAGAGTGATGCCGCAAGAGTCCCCCGAGACCTGGTCTCGCGGGACTTCACGCTTTCGGAAACAGACGCAGGCATCTGCGTAGTTAGGGCGGCGATCACATGCCGGGCATTGTGGTGGTGGGGTCCCAATGGGGGGACGAAGGCAAGGGCAAGGCGACCGACCAGCTCGGTGACCGGACCGACTACTGCGTCCGCTATTCGGGCGGCAACAACGCCGGCCATACGATCGTGGTCAACGGCGAGAAGTTCGCACTGCATCTGCTGCCGTCCGGCACTCTCAACGAGGGTTGCCGACCGGTGATCGGCAACGGTGTGGTCGTCGACCTGGCCGTCCTGTTCTCCGAGATCGATGCCCTGGAGGCCCGCGGCGTCGACTGCTCCGGACTCCTGGTGTCGGCCAACGCGCACGTGATCACCAGCTATCACCAGACCATGGACAAGGTGACCGAGCGGTTCCTCGGCAAGGCCCGGATCGGGACCACTGGACGCGGCATCGGGCCGGCGTACTCGGACAAGATCAACCGGCTCGGCATCCGGATCCAGGACCTGTTCGACGAATCGATCCTGGCCAAGAAGGTCGAAGCGGCGCTCGATCAGAAGAACCATCTGCTGGTCAAGGTCTACAACCGACGGTCCGTCGAGCCGGCCGAGGTGACCGAACACTTGTTGTCCTTCGCCGACCGGATCAAGCCGCATGTCGCCGACACCGCTCGGCTGCTGAACGACGAGCTGGACAACGGCAAGGTCGTGCTCTTCGAGGGGGCGCAGGCCCACCACCTCGATGTTGATCATGGGACCTACCCGTATGTGACCTCGTCCAACCCGGTGGCCGCCGGTGCGTGCGTCGGTGCCGGGGTCGGGCCGACCAGGATCGACCGGGTGATCGGCATCGCCAAGGCCTACACCACCCGGGTCGGTGAGGGGCCGATGCCGACCGAGCTGCTGGACGCCGACGGTGACAAGCTGCGCAACGACGGCGGCGAATTCGGCACCACCACCGGCCGGAACCGGCGCTGCGGCTGGTTCGACGCGCTGGTGGTCGAGCACGCCCACAAGATCAACGCGTTCACCGACATCTTCCTGACCAAGCTGGACGTGCTGACCGGCTGGGAGCAGATCCCGATCTGTGTCGCCTACGACGTCGACGGCGTCCGGCACGACACGATGCCGATGAGCCAGACCGAGTTCCACCACGCCAAACCGATCTACGAGTATGCCGACGGCTGGACCGAGGACATCTCCGGCTGCCGCAAATTCGGTGACCTGCCGGGCACCGCTCAGGCCTACGTCAAGCGGCTGGAGGAACTGGTCGGCGCCCCGATCTCCGGCATCGGCGTCGGCCCGGGTCGCGGCGAGGTCGTCATGATCAACGACCTGCTCTGATCATCGACGCTCACTGACGCAGGCGACCCTTCGACAAGCTCACGGACCTCCATCCGGAAGGTCCGGAGCCCGTCGAAGGGCCTGTTGCGTCAGCCGGTGGGTGCCGTGTGTCAGTTCTGGGGCTTGTCCCAGTAGTAGCACTCCGGGTCGTAGACGGCGGGGGTCGGGTGACCCCACGGGTTGACCAGGCCGCCGGTGGCGAGGTTCTCCTTCCGCGGCACGTTGCGCAGACCCTTCTTCACCACCATCACCGAGGGATAGTTGGCGACACAGCCCATGTAGAACGGGCCCTCCTCCATGTGCAGCTTCTCGATCTCCCAGACCAGCTCGTACTGCTTGGTCTTGTCCGCTTCGACCCTGGCCTTGCTGTACAGATCCCACAGCTTGGCGACCGGGCCACCCTCCTCCGGCTCCATCCGCGGTGGGTGACGCTTCCACGGATTGACGTCGGATTCCTTCTCGTTGGCGCCGGTGCCGAGCTGGGTGAACCACTGACCCTCCAGCGGCGCCCACCGGGACGGCTCGATCGGCACCAGCCACATCGGCTGGATCAGCGAGATCCCGACGTTGGCGACCTCCCAGTTGCTGTGCGCCATCAGCTTGCCGGTCTTCCACTCGTCGTCGAACGACTGCGGTGGCACCGGGTTGCGGGTCATCTTCAACCCGACCGCCTTCAGGTCGGACACCAGCTGGTTGTCCTTGGCGGTGTGCTCGGCGGACTGGTCGGCCGAGTAGTCGATCCGCAGCTCGAGCTTCTTGCCGTTCGGCAGCGTCCGCATCCCGTCGCTGCCTTCCTTCAGCCCGAGCTCGTCCAGGAGCTGCTTGGCCTTGGCCGGGTCGTGCTTGACGTACTTGTCCCGCCACTGTTTGTAGAGCTGCTTGCCGGTCTCGTTGACCAGGAACTCAGCTGCCTTCGCGCCGTGCGTTCCGGTGGTCTGTTCGCCGGTGTTGAAGTAGACCGACTTCTGGATCGCCGGGCGGTTGAAGGCGTACGAGATGGCCTGCCGGAACTTCGGCTCCCGGATCAGTTTGCGGATGTCGTCGTCGATGTAGTCGTAGTTGAAGAAGAAGATCGAGCCGGTCCCGGAGCCGGTGTCCCACAGGATGATGTCAAGGTCGGCCTTCTCCGAGGCATCACGCAGACCCTGCACGTCGCCCAGCGAGATCTGGTTGAACGATCCCTGGCAGTAGTCCACCGATCCCTGTTGCAGTTGGAGTTTGCCGGCCTCGGGGTCGGTGACGACGGTGAACTGGATCTCGTCGATGTAGGGAAGTTGATCACCGTTGGGCATCACCGCCCAGTAGTACGGATTGCGTTCCAGCACGACACCCTTGTTGGTGTCGAAGGACTTGCAGACGTAGCCGATCATGGTCGGGCAGTCCGGGTTGCGGTGCCAGTCGGCCTTGGATTCCATCAACCCGCCGACGGTGTCCCAGTCCTTCGGCACGTTCTTGCCGGTGGCGGGATGGAACTTCTTCAGATAGTGGCTCGGCATCATCCAGGTGGCGCCGTTCTTGCCGATGTTGCCGTTGGCGTAGGCAGCCATCCGGTCGGCGGTCAGCGGTGCCGGTGTGTCGAAGGTCAGTTTGAGGGTGAGATCGTCCACCGCCTCGAACTTGGCCAGCGTGCCCTTGCCGGAACGGGTCTCGTCCGGCGGTGTCTGGGCCATCTTCTGCTTGAGGACGAACTCCTTCCACCACCACAGGATGTCCTCGGTCGACCACGGCTCGCCGTCGGACCACTTCAATCCCTTGCGGAAGTGGAAGGTCCACTCCGAGGCGTCGTCGTTGGTCTCCCAGCTCTCGGCGAGCCCCGGGCCGACGTCCAGTCCGTCGTTCAGCCACCGCAGCACGGAATGGCCGTAGAAGAACTCGCGATCGGATTCGGCGGTGGTCGCCCCGCTGCTGTTGAACACGTTCATGTTGAGCTTGCCGCCGTACTTGCCCGGCTTGACCCACTTGTGCGGGATCACGTACGGGTTGTCCGGCAGCCGCTCGGCGACCGGCGGCAGATCACCCGACAGGCCGGGAGCCTGCTGGAACTTCTTCGGCTTGGGCAGTGGCTTGGTGGCCGAGCCCTTGGCGCCGGAGGCACCAGAGCTCGAGGTGCCGCTGCCCTCGCTCGAGCTCTGACCGCCCGAACAGGCTGCCAGCGCTGCAGTACTGGCGATCACGGCCGAGGAGTAGAGCAGCGTGCGTCGACTGAAACCCATGATTTCGACCCCCATTGGTCGTCGTTGTGAGGCGCTACCGTCCCGGACCTCGATGTGGGGACTGCGGACTCGCTGGACATACCGGCGGTTCGCACTCTAATGACAACACCGCGGCTACTGCAAACGTTTGCCGAAATCGTGTCCAAGGAGTTTCCGAAGTGTCTGAAGGCCCAGCGTGACGGACCTGATCTTCAGCGTGAAGGGCCGATCACCGGTGTCAGCGCGGATCAGCTCTTGATGGCGGCGCGCTGCTTGCCGCCGGACAGGACGTGCTCGGCGCCGGCGACACCCCGGGCGACCGCCGTACCGAACAGACCGGGGAACGCTGACGGCATCAGCCGCAGTTCCTCACCGCCGGCGATCCGCACGCTGGTCACCATCACCGCGTTCCGGCCGGTGGGAGTTCCGATGATGTCGACCGGCTCACGGGTCTCGTACGGGCGGCTGGCGATGGCCTTCAACCGGTCGGTCACGTAGGAGATGTCACCGGGCTGGAACTGCGCCATCAGGTTGCCGGCCCAGGTGCTGACCGTCGTCCCGGAGTGGGTCATGGTGCCGCCGAACTGCTGCGCGGTCTGCTGCACCAGGTCGTTGATCCAGCTCCGTACTCCGGGTTGGGACATGCTGATCACCCGCCAGGTGTCGCGGGCCCCGGCCGGACCCGGTGCCTCGAACACCGAGAACAGGGCGTCGCCCATCAGGTTGTCCCGGGTGGTGGTGCTGATCGACAGGTCGACCGTGCTGAGCCCCTTGATCGAGCCGCTGAATCCGCCGAACGAGCTGCTGGCGAAGCCGCGATCGCCGACGGCCTGACCGTAGCTGGTGCTGAACGAGGTGCCGAACATCCGCATCTTGTGCGACATCGTGCCGGCGATCGCGCCCTCGGTCTGCTGGTCGAAGTGCCGTTCGATCTCGACCAGCCGTGCTCGGGGGACCTGCGCCAGCTGGCGATGCGGTTCGTACGCCGCCGGTGCCGGGGTGCGCCACAACTCGTTCAAGGCTCCGCCCAGCGAATCGGCCAGCGCCCAGTCGGCCCGGTTGAACCGACGCGCCCGGACCTCGCCGACGATCCCGACCGCGAGTGCGA
Protein-coding sequences here:
- a CDS encoding beta propeller repeat protein, with protein sequence MGAALRRIACWGTLLILVITAACTGKPADPPRPATRSTGPAATSFPAAPADQTDVPVGDQIDQSLSELAADGSTVVAVGQDTSANVTRPLLLRSADGGRSWRRAAIDTAGRTPGPDESVGQVTHGRKGFVALGVGGDGEFIIWHSADGRSWQRAPVDKSILRGADSIGDLVATRTGYMMVGDTRGRHGSTLGSLLTWTSPDGITWTRHVIASRVLSGVVGVPSATGLTIGDDEMIITGDVENTADTEQPNRILILRSTDNGSHWTKINTPADLAGGYRAYSQDLIFADGRYLLLALGDGADSDGSSWDSVLLSGGPDGTRWRRVASPTATGSSADDYGQVLLPMPTTDGTGHGWLVAGSIGKSPSDGLLAVGSAASTLRRLRSDALTGTRSQELTDGLVADGAAILLGSDGRTGSDDPMILRVEGDLVSRVDLGDLGGTAVPDVDAVIKTAGGYRAVGTLNRTPLLWTGRDGLSWRPQVLPARGHGGVISARATDVAADTDGTAIAVGTLTRNRGSWLGVWSIDAAGRPQQLNAPEFVSPVADDYGYLEARTITHGAGGWVIGAVHSANGRNDIWLLHSSDGEHWTRAKGTVRARLDEDSERDHRTPWATFHGPANGDIVVSRVVPVGRGFVAVGATFDGATAVPVSWRSDDGLTWTEREALPLPAGVSDVGVEAAAGSPTSVVAAGQTSGRVPDDEQARVSWRLDLDRAPASDRTARWRVGKKAAERSSILSILPIKGGFLGTGKATVHGAADARWWRSRDGLSWSQVPLPRRRTSGAGEQRIEKVLPAADGLLLWGWDVPPAGGGDYTVRVPMPQ
- a CDS encoding adenylosuccinate synthase, translating into MPGIVVVGSQWGDEGKGKATDQLGDRTDYCVRYSGGNNAGHTIVVNGEKFALHLLPSGTLNEGCRPVIGNGVVVDLAVLFSEIDALEARGVDCSGLLVSANAHVITSYHQTMDKVTERFLGKARIGTTGRGIGPAYSDKINRLGIRIQDLFDESILAKKVEAALDQKNHLLVKVYNRRSVEPAEVTEHLLSFADRIKPHVADTARLLNDELDNGKVVLFEGAQAHHLDVDHGTYPYVTSSNPVAAGACVGAGVGPTRIDRVIGIAKAYTTRVGEGPMPTELLDADGDKLRNDGGEFGTTTGRNRRCGWFDALVVEHAHKINAFTDIFLTKLDVLTGWEQIPICVAYDVDGVRHDTMPMSQTEFHHAKPIYEYADGWTEDISGCRKFGDLPGTAQAYVKRLEELVGAPISGIGVGPGRGEVVMINDLL
- a CDS encoding ABC transporter substrate-binding protein, which produces MGFSRRTLLYSSAVIASTAALAACSGGQSSSEGSGTSSSGASGAKGSATKPLPKPKKFQQAPGLSGDLPPVAERLPDNPYVIPHKWVKPGKYGGKLNMNVFNSSGATTAESDREFFYGHSVLRWLNDGLDVGPGLAESWETNDDASEWTFHFRKGLKWSDGEPWSTEDILWWWKEFVLKQKMAQTPPDETRSGKGTLAKFEAVDDLTLKLTFDTPAPLTADRMAAYANGNIGKNGATWMMPSHYLKKFHPATGKNVPKDWDTVGGLMESKADWHRNPDCPTMIGYVCKSFDTNKGVVLERNPYYWAVMPNGDQLPYIDEIQFTVVTDPEAGKLQLQQGSVDYCQGSFNQISLGDVQGLRDASEKADLDIILWDTGSGTGSIFFFNYDYIDDDIRKLIREPKFRQAISYAFNRPAIQKSVYFNTGEQTTGTHGAKAAEFLVNETGKQLYKQWRDKYVKHDPAKAKQLLDELGLKEGSDGMRTLPNGKKLELRIDYSADQSAEHTAKDNQLVSDLKAVGLKMTRNPVPPQSFDDEWKTGKLMAHSNWEVANVGISLIQPMWLVPIEPSRWAPLEGQWFTQLGTGANEKESDVNPWKRHPPRMEPEEGGPVAKLWDLYSKARVEADKTKQYELVWEIEKLHMEEGPFYMGCVANYPSVMVVKKGLRNVPRKENLATGGLVNPWGHPTPAVYDPECYYWDKPQN